The region TGGCATAGATGTAAGGAAATGTCGCCGTGAAACCGGTTGTGGCAATCGCATAGCCCGGAGCTCCGTAATCAATGAACAAATTCCCGCTTGCCGACGCCCCGGCCAAGGCCCGGTCGTCCGGCATGGTGGGAACTGGCACCGCTAAATTTCTGAGCCCGTCAGGATTTGTTGGACTTTGCCCCCACTTTATTGGGTAATCGTCCAGCACCCCGTTGTAGTCTATGTTCGAGTTCAGTGGAGCGGCCACAATTATTTTTCCAAGAGCCTCCGCCTGTTTGCAAAGACCAAGAAGCGCGGTAGAGTTTTGCGCCACCCCCCACGAGCAGTTAATGATTCTCCCGGGCGATTCTACGGCTTTTGACATTCCGATGAGAATCTCGGATAGCAGGAAATTCCGGATTTTGCACGCGACAAGTTTACATCCCGGGCAAATTCCAACTGTGCCGATGTTGTTGTTAATAACCGCGGCGATGACTCCCGCCATTTGCGTTCCGTGGCCCGCTGTGTCAAAGATATTTGAGTCGAGAGGTTGTCCGTCCCACACAACGCCACCAAGGTCGGGGTGATCATATTTTATCCCTGTGTCAACTATCGCAACAATGACACCCTCTCCTGACGCTTGTATGTCCCACGCTTCCTCAAGTCCAATCGAGGCGTTTGTTGTTGCCGGAACACTTGAGATCATCAAGCCGCTTTCATACAGCTCGATTGAAATACCCGTGTTGGTCGCGTACCAGGCATAGGTCTTTCGTCCGAAAATGCCGGGGCTACCTTCCCAGGGAACTGGAGGAAGGTTCACATTATAGTGAAACAATGGGTCGTTCGGCGATACTCGAAGAAAGACGCTCGGGTCTTCAAGCGCGTCTTCTTCAACGATGTAAGCTTCCTCGAGGGAAGCGCGCACGGCCGAAGAGCTCGGTTTCTCCACAATGAGGGAACCCGAAGAGAGTTTATAAACAACACGCACATTGGACAGTGCCAAAGCCACGTCCCTCGCCGACTTATTTTTCTCCGTCAAGATAAGTCGGGTTGGGTTTGTGTTTGTGCGAGAATTGAGAAAGGTCTCCCCATTCACTTGCTCTCTGGCTTTGAGGCCGACTGCGAAAAGAATCGTGGCGACCGTGATAGAGGCAATCAGATTTTTCATGG is a window of Candidatus Taylorbacteria bacterium DNA encoding:
- a CDS encoding S8 family serine peptidase, which encodes MKNLIASITVATILFAVGLKAREQVNGETFLNSRTNTNPTRLILTEKNKSARDVALALSNVRVVYKLSSGSLIVEKPSSSAVRASLEEAYIVEEDALEDPSVFLRVSPNDPLFHYNVNLPPVPWEGSPGIFGRKTYAWYATNTGISIELYESGLMISSVPATTNASIGLEEAWDIQASGEGVIVAIVDTGIKYDHPDLGGVVWDGQPLDSNIFDTAGHGTQMAGVIAAVINNNIGTVGICPGCKLVACKIRNFLLSEILIGMSKAVESPGRIINCSWGVAQNSTALLGLCKQAEALGKIIVAAPLNSNIDYNGVLDDYPIKWGQSPTNPDGLRNLAVPVPTMPDDRALAGASASGNLFIDYGAPGYAIATTGFTATFPYIYANGSSLAVGIVSGSLALIMAHYPEEPSALALKRLGYTVDTPTAELQAKTKYGGRINLLHALQLAWPKVSIALSDPSTLSIVLSDLFTNRTQTLLVSTDLVTWSTQISSFTATNSTMTFTEPLTDSKFFRLSF